The following proteins are co-located in the Sphingorhabdus lutea genome:
- a CDS encoding isochorismatase family protein translates to MLGTKMISDGKTAKQIFEEVMANPARKKFGFGKKLAIINVDFQQAYTRTDMFATAYETDPRQIEYANKISQLARQKNMPVIWSRVGFMDNAGDAGVWGTRTDTPDSLQNIKYDSERHAFDPRCDIHADDMQYTKRMPSAFFETPLASYLTFHGVDTVVVTGGSTSGCVRATAVEALSRGYRTIVPIETTADKHESYHYANLTDLQLKYADVEPVQMVIDWLEAQ, encoded by the coding sequence ATGCTGGGCACAAAAATGATTAGCGATGGCAAAACCGCAAAACAAATATTTGAGGAGGTCATGGCCAATCCAGCGCGAAAGAAATTTGGTTTTGGCAAAAAATTGGCGATAATAAATGTTGATTTTCAACAGGCATATACACGCACAGATATGTTCGCCACCGCATATGAAACCGACCCAAGGCAGATAGAATATGCCAATAAAATTTCTCAATTGGCGCGTCAAAAAAACATGCCGGTTATTTGGTCACGCGTAGGATTTATGGATAATGCGGGCGACGCCGGTGTGTGGGGAACGCGCACCGATACGCCCGATTCGCTGCAAAATATTAAATATGACAGCGAACGCCACGCCTTTGACCCCCGATGTGATATTCACGCCGATGATATGCAATATACCAAAAGAATGCCGTCTGCATTTTTTGAAACCCCATTGGCCAGTTATTTGACATTTCATGGGGTGGACACGGTGGTGGTTACGGGGGGCAGCACATCGGGATGTGTCCGCGCCACGGCGGTGGAGGCTTTGTCGCGTGGATATCGCACCATCGTGCCGATTGAAACCACGGCGGATAAGCATGAAAGCTATCATTATGCCAATTTAACCGACCTGCAATTAAAATATGCCGATGTTGAACCGGTGCAAATGGTCATTGACTGGTTGGAGGCGCAATAA
- a CDS encoding polysaccharide deacetylase family protein: MKEGAADPEIYEFNPYRNRPKITWPDGKTCAVWVAPNLEYYEIDPPLHPQRKAWAKPHPDVVGYAHRDHSNRVSHWRMAEVMSKYGFAGSVSLSVALCQHHPEVVADGVARGWEFFSHGIYNTRYCYDMDEAQERAIIEDSIKTVEEATGQKIRGWLAPALTHTPRTLDLIAEYGLDYTCDLYHDDQIQRVITKSGNLVSIPYSLEVNDHYGFFVYNMSPREYADTLIRQYERLASEGEASGTVMCIPLHAYLIGQPHRIGPFEEALRYIANDGRAWIARAGDIVDAYKGQIK, from the coding sequence ATGAAGGAAGGAGCAGCTGACCCCGAAATTTATGAATTCAACCCCTATCGCAATCGGCCCAAAATAACATGGCCGGATGGGAAAACATGCGCGGTGTGGGTTGCGCCCAATTTGGAATATTATGAAATTGACCCGCCGCTTCATCCACAAAGAAAGGCATGGGCCAAGCCGCATCCGGATGTGGTTGGATATGCACATCGTGACCATAGCAACCGTGTATCGCATTGGCGCATGGCAGAGGTGATGAGCAAATATGGCTTTGCAGGATCTGTATCCTTATCGGTCGCACTTTGCCAACATCATCCCGAAGTGGTGGCTGATGGCGTGGCGCGTGGATGGGAATTTTTCAGCCACGGTATTTATAATACAAGATATTGTTATGATATGGATGAGGCGCAGGAGCGCGCGATTATAGAAGATTCAATTAAAACGGTGGAAGAAGCCACGGGCCAGAAAATTCGCGGATGGCTTGCCCCCGCATTAACCCATACGCCGCGCACATTGGACCTTATCGCCGAATATGGGCTCGATTATACATGCGATTTATATCATGATGATCAAATACAACGGGTCATCACAAAATCGGGCAATTTGGTCTCCATCCCCTATAGTTTGGAGGTGAATGACCATTATGGTTTTTTTGTTTATAATATGAGCCCGCGTGAATATGCCGATACCCTAATCCGGCAATATGAAAGGCTGGCTAGCGAAGGGGAGGCATCGGGCACGGTGATGTGCATCCCGCTTCATGCATATTTAATTGGCCAACCGCACCGTATTGGCCCATTTGAAGAGGCGCTTCGATATATTGCCAATGATGGCCGTGCATGGATTGCCCGTGCGGGCGATATTGTGGATGCATATAAGGGGCAAATAAAATGA
- a CDS encoding zinc-dependent alcohol dehydrogenase family protein, with protein MMRAYEIGAQNGLYDLCLVNRPAPLPKAGEVRIRVIAACLNHRDLLILQGKYGPKKPHDIIPLSDGVGVVDMVGEGVDDAIKGKRIIAPHFVNWTSGPYNPAIFAQDLGVSRHGWLAEYIIIPATAVIILPDNINDDSAACLAAAGTTVWHALSAFGEVKPDNEVKPNDNVKSDELVLTLGTGGVSILALQIAKAMGARVAITSSSDEKLAKCTSLGADMVINYRDNPHWDEILLEQNGGMGASMILDTAGMMSLERTLNAAAPNGKIAMIGALAGQLDHAPNLFAIIGKNLTIKGITSGSRDMLAELVHHVSKHNITPIIDKKFAFDDALAAYEYLAAGDHMGKLMIKIS; from the coding sequence ATGATGCGGGCATATGAAATTGGGGCGCAAAACGGATTATATGATTTATGCCTTGTAAATCGTCCCGCACCATTGCCTAAAGCCGGGGAGGTGCGGATTAGGGTAATTGCCGCCTGTTTAAACCACCGCGATTTATTGATATTACAGGGCAAATATGGCCCGAAGAAACCGCATGATATTATCCCTTTGTCCGATGGTGTCGGTGTGGTTGATATGGTGGGCGAAGGCGTTGATGACGCCATAAAGGGTAAGCGCATCATTGCTCCGCATTTTGTAAATTGGACGAGCGGGCCATATAATCCGGCGATTTTCGCGCAGGATTTGGGGGTAAGCCGCCATGGCTGGCTGGCCGAATATATCATCATACCCGCCACTGCTGTTATTATATTACCGGACAATATAAATGATGACAGCGCGGCATGCTTGGCTGCCGCTGGAACAACGGTTTGGCACGCATTATCGGCATTTGGCGAAGTGAAGCCGGATAATGAAGTGAAGCCGAATGATAATGTGAAATCTGATGAATTGGTGCTGACCCTTGGCACGGGGGGGGTGTCAATTTTGGCGTTGCAAATTGCAAAGGCAATGGGCGCACGGGTGGCGATTACCTCATCATCAGATGAAAAATTGGCAAAATGCACATCACTTGGCGCGGATATGGTGATAAATTACCGTGACAATCCCCATTGGGATGAAATTCTGTTGGAACAAAATGGCGGCATGGGCGCGTCCATGATTTTGGACACCGCAGGGATGATGTCGTTGGAACGCACATTAAATGCCGCCGCGCCAAATGGTAAAATAGCCATGATAGGGGCACTTGCCGGACAATTGGACCATGCGCCCAATTTATTCGCGATTATCGGCAAAAATTTGACGATAAAGGGCATAACATCGGGCAGCAGGGATATGTTGGCCGAGTTGGTTCATCATGTCTCAAAACATAATATCACACCCATTATTGACAAAAAATTCGCCTTTGACGATGCATTGGCGGCATATGAATATTTGGCGGCGGGCGACCATATGGGCAAGTTGATGATTAAGATAAGCTGA
- a CDS encoding DUF3598 domain-containing protein — protein MSLKEKMPLLARHEGVWDGVYTYFNDKDEMIDQHKSRLLCRIMDDDAEYPYHQTNHYTWDDGRTDIRDFPATYRDGRVWWDNELIVGWASAVDLDEYNRTMMLYWQRTGDPSLYLYEMIQISDDGQSRCRTWHWIRDGKLETRTVIQETFVTKDWRKIDAEMAAKAA, from the coding sequence ATGAGCTTAAAAGAAAAAATGCCATTATTGGCCCGTCATGAAGGCGTGTGGGATGGGGTTTACACCTATTTCAATGATAAGGATGAAATGATTGATCAGCATAAAAGCCGTTTATTATGCCGGATTATGGATGATGATGCCGAATATCCCTATCACCAAACCAACCATTATACATGGGATGATGGGCGCACCGATATACGCGATTTCCCTGCAACATATCGCGATGGCCGCGTGTGGTGGGACAATGAACTTATCGTCGGTTGGGCGTCGGCGGTTGATTTGGATGAATATAATCGCACCATGATGTTATATTGGCAGCGCACCGGCGATCCGTCACTTTATCTATATGAAATGATCCAAATTTCCGATGATGGTCAATCACGTTGCCGTACATGGCATTGGATTCGTGACGGAAAATTGGAAACCCGCACCGTCATTCAGGAAACATTTGTGACCAAGGATTGGCGCAAAATTGATGCAGAAATGGCGGCCAAAGCTGCCTAA
- a CDS encoding polysaccharide deacetylase family protein, which translates to MSLDPKYIEYPRRQYGYDHDIYPWSAMHQRPAIKWDNDKKVAIWICVSLEYFPIIPNDAPFRAPGHMVTPYPDYRHYTSREYGTRIGIYRLLDAFKQRGIRASIAANSIIAEKYPALVEDILADGHEIIAHSTDMNASIASNMDEAQERAIIEQSLEILTKAIGEKPSGWLSISRSQSWRTADILTENGVKYCCDWVNDELPYRFNNGLINLPLNHEISDRQIISVQQQSANNYAASMMDAFHWLHGEAAQFGGRLLPLHITPYIMGLPYRIGSFENMLDNLLMQDSGFFTRGDDLVRIWEKQQ; encoded by the coding sequence ATGAGTTTAGACCCGAAATATATAGAATATCCACGCCGCCAATATGGATATGATCATGATATTTATCCATGGTCGGCCATGCACCAACGGCCCGCGATAAAATGGGATAATGACAAAAAAGTCGCCATATGGATATGCGTTAGTTTGGAATATTTCCCCATCATCCCCAATGATGCCCCCTTTCGTGCGCCGGGGCATATGGTGACCCCCTATCCCGATTATCGGCATTATACATCGCGTGAATATGGCACGCGAATTGGCATTTACCGATTATTGGATGCGTTTAAGCAGCGGGGGATAAGGGCTAGTATAGCGGCAAACAGCATTATTGCCGAAAAATATCCCGCATTGGTTGAAGATATTTTGGCCGATGGGCATGAAATTATCGCCCATTCAACCGATATGAACGCAAGCATTGCCAGCAATATGGATGAGGCGCAAGAACGCGCCATCATAGAACAATCATTGGAAATTTTAACCAAGGCAATTGGTGAAAAACCAAGCGGATGGCTGTCCATTTCGCGGTCACAAAGCTGGCGAACGGCGGATATTTTGACGGAAAATGGGGTGAAATATTGCTGTGATTGGGTGAATGATGAATTGCCCTATCGCTTCAATAATGGCCTTATCAACCTGCCCCTAAATCATGAAATATCGGACAGGCAGATTATAAGCGTGCAACAACAATCCGCCAATAATTATGCTGCGTCGATGATGGATGCATTTCATTGGTTGCATGGGGAGGCGGCGCAATTTGGCGGCCGGTTGCTGCCATTACATATAACGCCATATATTATGGGCCTGCCCTATCGTATTGGTTCATTTGAAAATATGCTTGATAATTTGTTAATGCAGGATAGTGGTTTTTTCACAAGAGGGGACGATTTGGTCCGAATATGGGAAAAACAGCAATGA
- a CDS encoding nitrilase-related carbon-nitrogen hydrolase, giving the protein MMENNIPQYPAPYAAMAMQLTAMSVEKCADKKAAQQQILAMIDALQPKIASSAMFITQYCGLPVKLAVLPEYLFTSYPGKISIPDFAAKAGFDMQGAEYDALGKVAQNLGIYLSGNAYEIDPNFPDLYFQASFIISPSGDLIHRYRRLISIFAPTPHDVWDKYVDIYGMDGVFPVAKTGIGNLATIASEEILYPEIARALAMRGAEIFCHSSSEIGSPLTTPKAIARRARAFENMSYIISANTAGVDKTAMPLASADGNSQFVDYKGKVQAESNNGETFTAFGEVDITALRAARARPAMTNALSRQANGLFADIYRDIEIRPSNGLMHVKDNIPDREYFMTKQEQAIQNLLKIMKE; this is encoded by the coding sequence AAAAAAGCCGCGCAACAGCAAATTTTGGCGATGATAGATGCCCTACAACCCAAAATTGCGTCATCGGCGATGTTCATCACGCAATATTGCGGCCTGCCGGTTAAATTGGCGGTGTTGCCGGAATATTTATTCACCAGCTATCCAGGCAAAATATCCATCCCCGACTTTGCGGCAAAGGCGGGATTTGACATGCAGGGGGCGGAATATGACGCGCTGGGCAAAGTGGCGCAAAATTTAGGTATATATTTATCGGGCAATGCATATGAAATTGACCCCAATTTTCCCGACCTTTATTTTCAGGCCAGTTTCATCATTTCCCCATCGGGTGATTTAATCCATCGATACCGCCGCCTTATTTCCATTTTTGCGCCCACGCCGCATGATGTGTGGGATAAATATGTTGATATTTATGGCATGGACGGCGTTTTTCCCGTGGCCAAAACCGGAATTGGCAATTTGGCCACCATTGCATCGGAAGAAATATTATATCCCGAAATTGCCCGCGCATTGGCGATGCGTGGGGCAGAAATATTTTGTCATTCATCCAGCGAAATTGGCTCACCTTTAACCACGCCAAAGGCAATTGCCCGCCGCGCCCGCGCCTTTGAAAATATGTCCTATATCATCAGCGCAAATACCGCAGGGGTGGATAAAACCGCCATGCCCTTGGCAAGCGCAGACGGGAACAGCCAATTTGTGGATTATAAGGGCAAGGTGCAGGCCGAATCCAATAACGGGGAAACATTTACCGCATTTGGCGAGGTGGATATAACCGCCCTTCGCGCCGCCCGTGCCCGCCCCGCCATGACAAATGCCCTTTCGCGGCAGGCAAATGGCTTATTCGCCGACATTTACCGCGACATTGAAATTCGGCCTTCAAATGGTTTGATGCATGTCAAAGACAATATTCCAGACAGAGAATATTTTATGACTAAGCAAGAACAAGCGATACAAAATTTACTGAAAATTATGAAAGAATAG
- a CDS encoding class I SAM-dependent methyltransferase, with translation MMSNNKDAKIDVAPPYRAVSLHGVSPIPNHDEAARFDFLANFNKFLSAELGAGNKLAYDKQVLPAFEKQHGRPPKDRFEIRHAMNKDPLHQLWSASKRNSMEMRQQNGRSMVLRQLDELDAKARKLNEGKASLILNADIEIPRYQSAVDIHCMPGSYHGEERSGDISAGANYDCGIFATTAGGLGALSDGGGMALAKWIQKERPEWTPRRILDIGCTVGHNIVPLALAFPDSEIIAIDTAAPSLRYAHARARSLGAHNITFIQANAENLSQFDDGYFDWVQTTMFLHETSGKALPRILAEGYRVLADKGLMFHLEQPQYSDDMPLYEQFIRDWDAFNNNEPFWSAMHALDLKDEMVKVGFARDKLFTTGVRAVVDTDIFPEAPTGENEDHGRAAFWHAYGAWKE, from the coding sequence ATGATGAGCAATAATAAAGACGCAAAAATTGATGTCGCCCCGCCATATCGCGCTGTATCACTGCATGGCGTTTCCCCCATTCCCAACCATGATGAGGCGGCGCGTTTTGATTTTCTGGCCAATTTTAACAAATTTCTATCCGCTGAATTGGGCGCGGGCAATAAACTTGCCTATGATAAACAGGTCCTGCCCGCTTTTGAAAAACAACATGGACGCCCCCCAAAGGACAGGTTCGAAATTCGCCATGCGATGAACAAGGACCCGCTGCATCAACTATGGTCCGCGTCAAAGCGCAATTCGATGGAGATGCGGCAACAAAATGGTCGCTCCATGGTGCTGCGCCAATTGGACGAATTGGATGCAAAGGCGCGTAAATTAAATGAAGGCAAGGCCAGTTTAATATTAAACGCCGACATTGAAATTCCGCGCTATCAATCCGCCGTCGATATTCATTGCATGCCGGGCAGTTATCATGGGGAGGAACGAAGCGGCGATATATCGGCGGGCGCAAATTATGATTGCGGTATTTTTGCCACCACGGCGGGCGGGCTTGGCGCTTTATCCGATGGCGGCGGCATGGCCCTTGCCAAATGGATACAGAAAGAAAGACCGGAGTGGACGCCGCGCCGCATTTTGGACATTGGCTGCACTGTGGGGCATAATATTGTGCCCCTTGCCCTTGCCTTTCCCGATAGCGAAATTATCGCCATTGATACCGCCGCGCCATCATTGCGATATGCCCATGCGCGGGCAAGGTCGCTGGGCGCACATAATATTACATTTATTCAGGCAAATGCAGAAAATTTATCCCAATTTGATGATGGATATTTTGATTGGGTGCAAACCACCATGTTCCTGCATGAAACCAGCGGCAAGGCATTGCCCCGCATCTTGGCGGAGGGATATCGCGTGCTGGCCGATAAAGGGTTAATGTTCCATTTGGAACAACCGCAATATAGTGATGACATGCCCCTATATGAGCAATTTATCCGCGATTGGGATGCGTTTAACAATAATGAACCATTTTGGTCGGCCATGCATGCATTGGATTTAAAGGATGAAATGGTAAAAGTGGGCTTTGCACGCGATAAATTATTTACCACCGGTGTCCGCGCCGTGGTTGATACCGATATTTTTCCCGAAGCCCCCACGGGCGAAAATGAAGATCATGGCCGCGCCGCATTTTGGCACGCCTATGGCGCATGGAAAGAATGA
- a CDS encoding aldehyde dehydrogenase family protein: MKIINPRTGKADYEITPIKDDALKSLTQKMRDAQYNWAARKVEERGAILEKLALSIEKHGGDIAAALTLDTGRRKISVIEVDGTAKLLRRWAANAPEIIAAAKGRENPTSVPNISTKTALRPYALIGVISPWNFPLTLALIDAVPALMAGCAVIIKPSEITPRFIAPLLTAIEDVPELRDILCVVEGDGQSGAAMIKYVDYIAFTGSVATGQKVGMAAAEAFIPASLELGGKDPMIILASADPKKAASIALRASIVNSGQACQSIERVYVAKEIIAPFMDALIAQAEAVELNYPDINKGHIGPFIFGKQGDIVQAQLDDAVKKGAEIYCGGTVETLGGGKYLRPTIIGNISSQMDIVAEETFGPVIPVRAFDNIDEAVMMANHSKYGLSGAVIAGSLDEAEAVGRRLNVGGVSLNDGSLTSMIWEAEKSSFGLSGIGASRMGDSGILRFFRRQAIILQGGEAAPIAAFAENGT; this comes from the coding sequence ATGAAAATTATCAATCCGCGCACGGGTAAGGCCGATTATGAAATTACGCCAATAAAGGATGATGCATTAAAGTCATTAACCCAAAAAATGCGTGATGCTCAATATAATTGGGCGGCGCGTAAAGTGGAAGAGCGAGGGGCGATTTTGGAAAAATTGGCGCTGTCCATTGAAAAACATGGCGGCGATATTGCCGCTGCGCTTACCCTTGATACGGGCCGACGCAAAATTTCGGTGATTGAGGTGGATGGCACGGCAAAATTGCTGCGCCGGTGGGCGGCCAATGCGCCGGAAATTATCGCGGCGGCAAAGGGCAGGGAAAACCCAACGTCCGTTCCAAATATTAGCACAAAAACAGCGTTAAGGCCCTATGCCTTAATTGGGGTGATTAGCCCATGGAACTTCCCCTTAACCCTTGCCTTAATTGACGCTGTTCCCGCGTTAATGGCGGGTTGTGCGGTCATTATTAAACCATCGGAAATAACCCCGCGCTTTATCGCGCCATTATTAACCGCGATAGAGGATGTGCCGGAATTGCGCGATATTTTATGTGTGGTGGAGGGTGACGGGCAAAGCGGCGCGGCAATGATTAAATATGTCGATTATATCGCCTTTACCGGTTCGGTCGCCACGGGGCAAAAGGTTGGCATGGCCGCCGCAGAGGCATTTATTCCCGCCAGTTTGGAATTGGGCGGCAAAGACCCCATGATTATTTTGGCCAGCGCTGACCCCAAAAAAGCAGCCAGCATCGCCCTTCGCGCGTCCATTGTGAATAGCGGCCAAGCATGCCAATCAATTGAACGTGTTTATGTGGCCAAAGAAATTATCGCGCCATTTATGGATGCGCTTATCGCACAGGCAGAGGCGGTCGAATTAAATTATCCCGATATAAATAAGGGGCATATTGGGCCATTTATTTTTGGCAAACAGGGCGATATTGTGCAGGCACAATTGGATGATGCGGTTAAAAAGGGCGCGGAAATTTATTGTGGCGGCACGGTGGAAACTTTAGGTGGCGGCAAATATTTACGCCCCACAATTATTGGTAATATCAGCAGCCAAATGGATATTGTGGCGGAGGAAACATTTGGTCCGGTCATTCCCGTTCGCGCCTTTGATAATATAGACGAGGCGGTGATGATGGCAAATCACAGCAAATATGGCCTGTCCGGCGCGGTAATTGCGGGCAGTTTGGACGAGGCAGAGGCGGTGGGCCGGCGGTTAAATGTCGGCGGTGTGTCGTTAAATGATGGATCGTTAACCTCCATGATATGGGAGGCCGAAAAATCCAGCTTTGGCCTTTCCGGCATAGGGGCAAGCCGCATGGGCGACAGCGGCATTTTACGCTTTTTCCGCAGGCAGGCCATTATTTTACAAGGCGGGGAGGCTGCGCCTATTGCCGCATTTGCGGAAAATGGCACATGA
- a CDS encoding alpha/beta hydrolase, which yields MHISRHYISIEGRRVHYAKCGSGPHLLMVHQSPRSSTEYHALMQKWGQYFTCIAPDLPGFGHSDPLSHPAPEIEDFADAMVEFAHAVGIKKILGYGFHSGGIILVTALKRHMEKFAGLAIGGYAIWNDEERVKIGPPYIPQNPPQPYGQHLVWLWNRILEQSWYFPWFEPSDENRMPVAHDDVSKISLIIEDMLNSGDAYRLGYGAVLRAGRDIPPPETNSPPVQITAYNGDPLQSHLERLGNMPQSWSAFGVDTPDDHYDASLKFLLSISYQENGPLGEDENAGFIHIITEDFDGLIHWQGNKNSGEIYIHTAGEEIDISAKPNAIHIDMPGHGLSDMWRGDAPINWDIWQKLIDKVAAYFNAKEINHAPLPIGDAQMLYPDLSPDRFGHYLTKAWAIVRAEQIFKPWYLADASHTKKIDTNALHPQALAKKHRARIRAISAKQMHIAAQQRGKA from the coding sequence ATGCATATATCACGTCATTATATCAGCATAGAGGGACGCAGGGTTCATTATGCAAAATGTGGCTCTGGCCCGCATTTATTGATGGTGCATCAAAGCCCGCGTTCATCCACCGAATATCATGCATTGATGCAAAAATGGGGACAATATTTCACCTGTATCGCCCCAGATTTGCCTGGTTTCGGGCATAGCGACCCATTATCACATCCCGCGCCAGAGATTGAGGATTTTGCCGATGCGATGGTCGAATTTGCGCACGCGGTGGGTATCAAAAAAATATTGGGATATGGCTTTCATTCCGGCGGAATCATTTTGGTCACCGCATTAAAACGCCATATGGAAAAATTTGCCGGCCTTGCCATTGGCGGCTATGCCATTTGGAATGATGAAGAACGCGTCAAAATCGGCCCGCCCTATATTCCGCAAAATCCACCACAGCCATATGGGCAGCATTTGGTCTGGCTATGGAACAGGATATTGGAACAAAGCTGGTATTTTCCATGGTTTGAACCCAGTGATGAAAATAGGATGCCAGTCGCCCATGATGATGTTAGTAAAATCAGCCTGATTATAGAGGATATGCTGAACAGCGGCGATGCATATCGCCTTGGCTATGGCGCGGTATTGCGGGCGGGCCGCGACATTCCCCCACCCGAAACAAACAGCCCGCCGGTGCAAATTACCGCCTATAATGGTGATCCGCTGCAATCACATTTGGAACGATTGGGCAACATGCCGCAAAGCTGGTCCGCATTTGGCGTGGATACGCCCGATGATCATTATGATGCCAGCTTAAAATTTCTTCTTTCCATATCCTATCAAGAAAATGGCCCATTGGGCGAGGATGAAAATGCAGGCTTTATCCACATTATAACCGAAGATTTTGATGGTTTAATCCATTGGCAGGGCAATAAAAATTCCGGTGAAATATATATTCATACGGCGGGAGAGGAAATTGACATCAGCGCAAAACCAAATGCCATTCACATTGATATGCCGGGCCACGGTCTGTCCGATATGTGGCGCGGGGATGCGCCCATAAATTGGGATATATGGCAAAAGCTGATTGATAAGGTCGCGGCATATTTTAATGCAAAAGAAATAAACCACGCCCCCTTACCAATTGGCGATGCACAAATGCTATATCCCGATTTATCACCCGACAGGTTCGGCCATTATTTGACCAAAGCATGGGCAATTGTCCGCGCAGAGCAAATTTTTAAGCCATGGTATTTGGCAGATGCTAGCCATACGAAGAAAATTGACACAAATGCCTTACATCCACAGGCGCTGGCCAAAAAACATCGCGCCCGCATCCGCGCCATATCGGCAAAACAAATGCATATTGCTGCCCAACAAAGGGGTAAAGCATGA